Proteins encoded by one window of Enterococcus faecalis:
- a CDS encoding IspD/TarI family cytidylyltransferase encodes MITALIIAGGVGKRMGQEIPKQFIMVEEKPIIIYTLESFQKHPLIDRILVVCKKGWEQTLDAYAKEYHIDKLQWIIPGGNSGQESINNGVNFLKEHSNPEDTIVIHDGIRPLVDELVLSDVIVKCQEYGNAVTSLPYNEQIFVKETEETTRQYINRETLRRVSTPQAYKFEKLTWAYEKAFRENIGISESSYTNTMMVDLGETLYFALGSDKNIKLTTQDDLQLFKGFLKMKEE; translated from the coding sequence ATGATTACAGCTTTAATTATTGCCGGTGGGGTCGGCAAACGAATGGGGCAGGAGATTCCTAAACAATTTATTATGGTAGAGGAAAAACCGATAATTATCTACACATTGGAATCTTTTCAAAAGCATCCACTCATTGATCGAATCTTAGTTGTGTGTAAAAAAGGTTGGGAACAAACACTAGATGCCTATGCAAAAGAGTACCATATTGACAAATTACAATGGATTATTCCAGGAGGAAATTCTGGTCAAGAATCAATTAATAATGGGGTTAATTTCTTAAAAGAACATTCAAACCCAGAAGATACTATTGTTATCCATGACGGAATTCGTCCATTAGTTGATGAATTAGTTTTATCTGATGTAATTGTTAAGTGTCAAGAATACGGTAATGCAGTGACTTCGTTGCCATATAATGAACAAATTTTTGTAAAAGAAACTGAGGAAACAACTCGACAATATATTAATCGTGAAACATTACGTCGCGTGTCAACACCACAAGCCTATAAATTTGAAAAATTAACTTGGGCTTACGAAAAAGCATTCCGTGAGAATATTGGTATTTCTGAATCGTCATACACGAATACTATGATGGTGGATTTAGGCGAAACATTGTATTTTGCTTTAGGCTCAGATAAAAACATTAAGTTAACTACACAAGATGACTTACAGTTATTTAAAGGCTTCTTGAAAATGAAAGAAGAGTAG
- a CDS encoding LicD family protein, whose product MQEMTQTDLKEIQAVTLTMSKYFVQFCQENNLLCYFCGGGCIGAVRSQGFIPWDDDLDFFMPRPDYEKLKKLWPQKADINRYPLLVASKTYNDHNSFITIRDTATTFIKPYQEDLDIPHGLPIDIFPLDGAPEGKLRRKIQKFWALIYALFCSQVVPEKHGGLMATGSKVLLGIFSSSKIRYHIWRFAEKRMTKYSFGSTPYVTELCVGPRYMGNIYHLEDFKSAIFVPFEDTKMPIPVGYNRYLTQVFGDYMQLPPEEDRQPHHEALIVDTKKSYTEYI is encoded by the coding sequence ATGCAAGAGATGACCCAGACAGATTTAAAAGAAATACAAGCTGTAACATTAACTATGTCCAAATATTTTGTTCAATTTTGTCAAGAAAATAATTTATTATGTTATTTCTGTGGCGGTGGTTGTATTGGTGCTGTACGCAGTCAAGGATTTATTCCGTGGGATGATGATTTGGATTTTTTTATGCCACGACCAGACTATGAAAAATTAAAAAAGCTATGGCCGCAGAAAGCAGACATAAATAGATATCCATTATTAGTTGCTTCTAAAACATATAATGATCATAATTCATTTATAACTATTAGGGATACTGCCACTACTTTTATTAAACCCTATCAAGAGGATTTAGATATCCCTCATGGTTTACCAATTGATATTTTTCCATTAGATGGTGCGCCAGAAGGGAAATTGCGAAGAAAAATTCAAAAGTTTTGGGCACTGATTTATGCGTTATTTTGTTCGCAAGTTGTTCCAGAAAAACATGGTGGTCTGATGGCTACAGGAAGCAAGGTTTTATTAGGGATTTTTTCTTCAAGCAAAATTCGCTATCATATTTGGCGCTTCGCTGAAAAAAGAATGACCAAGTATTCCTTTGGTTCAACTCCTTATGTCACTGAATTATGTGTCGGACCACGCTACATGGGCAATATTTATCATTTAGAAGATTTTAAATCTGCTATTTTTGTTCCATTTGAAGATACAAAAATGCCAATACCAGTGGGATACAATCGCTATTTGACACAAGTTTTTGGAGATTATATGCAATTGCCACCAGAGGAAGATCGTCAACCTCATCATGAAGCGCTAATTGTTGATACTAAAAAATCGTATACAGAATATATTTAA
- a CDS encoding NAD-dependent epimerase/dehydratase family protein yields MLFTDDNYLSDVERVLEKTPDWTKVTNKSVFITGASGMIGTFLIDVLMYQNKTRNANISIWAMGRTLSRLEERFTSYLEDPLFHIVIGDVIEEIQVAEACDYVLHCASNTHPKSYASDPIGTIMTNIAGTQHILDYAVKANSEKVLFLSTVEIYGENRGDLDKFTEDYCGYIDCNTLRAGYPEGKRASESLCQAYIQKYGIDVVIPRISRTFGPTMLLSDSKASSQFIMNAVHKENIVLKSAGTQLYSYAYVADIVSALLFLLVKGQKGEAYNVSNEHCDITLRTFAETLANVAGTKVIHGEATAQEKQGFSKATKALLDNQKIYALGWRPLYDSMEEPLKHTIKILESSGN; encoded by the coding sequence ATGTTATTTACAGACGATAATTATTTATCAGACGTTGAACGAGTTTTAGAGAAGACACCAGATTGGACGAAAGTAACTAATAAATCTGTTTTTATAACTGGTGCTTCAGGCATGATTGGGACCTTTTTAATTGATGTGCTTATGTACCAAAATAAAACGAGAAATGCGAATATTTCGATCTGGGCGATGGGACGAACATTGTCGCGTTTAGAAGAGCGATTTACTAGTTATCTAGAAGATCCGTTATTCCATATAGTTATCGGAGATGTCATAGAAGAAATTCAGGTAGCAGAAGCTTGTGACTATGTGTTGCATTGTGCTAGTAATACACATCCTAAATCATATGCCAGTGATCCAATTGGAACGATTATGACCAATATTGCTGGTACGCAGCATATTTTAGATTATGCGGTCAAAGCGAATAGTGAAAAAGTGTTATTTTTATCAACTGTTGAAATCTATGGAGAAAATCGTGGAGATCTTGATAAATTTACGGAAGACTATTGCGGCTATATTGACTGTAACACGCTACGGGCCGGTTATCCAGAAGGAAAACGAGCAAGTGAATCATTATGTCAAGCCTATATTCAGAAATATGGTATTGATGTTGTTATTCCAAGAATTAGTCGTACTTTCGGGCCTACGATGTTACTTTCGGATAGTAAAGCTTCTTCTCAATTTATTATGAATGCAGTCCATAAAGAAAACATTGTGTTAAAAAGTGCAGGGACCCAACTATATTCTTATGCATATGTTGCAGATATTGTATCTGCTCTTCTGTTTTTATTAGTTAAAGGGCAAAAAGGGGAAGCTTACAATGTTTCAAACGAACATTGCGATATTACGTTACGTACTTTTGCGGAAACATTAGCCAATGTGGCTGGAACAAAAGTGATTCATGGAGAAGCCACCGCCCAAGAAAAACAAGGATTTTCTAAAGCAACAAAAGCACTACTAGACAATCAAAAAATCTACGCATTAGGTTGGCGTCCATTGTACGACAGTATGGAAGAACCATTAAAACATACAATTAAAATTTTAGAAAGTAGCGGAAATTGA
- a CDS encoding glycosyltransferase family 2 protein, which translates to MPKISIIVPVYNVEKYLEKCVRSILAQTFTDFELILVDDGSPDSSGAMCDQFAKQDERVKVIHKENGGLSDARNAGIEIATGEYLGFIDSDDYIADDMYELLYTNIVKEDADLSICGIYDVYEGKEPVEKQQQYIVLDKVAAMKMILEAKVVSVHAVNKLYKKEIFEDIRYPVGMITEDGAVILSILEHTEKIVIDTQQKYYYFHRANSISTNLFSKKDLDTINVWKENEKYILDRYPELSNVVHTRVCWANFIVLDKMVTSQLTEEEKIIQKEVISFLRKNFLFIMKNKYFTKARKIAMCALQFSKCAYSCFPKLQEANNKKNS; encoded by the coding sequence ATGCCCAAAATTAGTATTATTGTTCCTGTATACAATGTAGAAAAATATTTAGAAAAATGTGTACGCTCTATTTTAGCTCAAACATTTACTGACTTTGAATTGATTCTTGTAGACGATGGCTCTCCAGACAGTTCTGGAGCAATGTGTGATCAGTTTGCTAAACAAGATGAACGGGTAAAAGTTATCCATAAAGAAAATGGAGGACTGAGCGATGCTCGTAATGCTGGAATTGAAATAGCGACAGGTGAGTATTTAGGTTTCATAGACAGTGATGATTACATTGCAGATGATATGTATGAATTATTATATACAAATATCGTAAAAGAAGATGCCGATTTATCAATATGTGGTATTTATGATGTCTATGAGGGGAAAGAGCCTGTAGAAAAACAACAGCAATATATAGTACTAGATAAAGTAGCAGCAATGAAAATGATTTTAGAAGCTAAAGTTGTATCTGTTCATGCCGTGAATAAGTTATATAAAAAAGAAATTTTTGAAGATATCCGATACCCTGTAGGCATGATTACAGAAGACGGTGCAGTTATTTTATCTATTCTAGAGCATACAGAGAAAATTGTTATTGATACGCAACAAAAATATTATTATTTTCACCGTGCCAATAGTATTTCAACCAATCTTTTTTCTAAGAAAGATTTAGATACAATCAATGTTTGGAAAGAAAATGAAAAATATATCTTAGACCGGTATCCTGAATTATCTAATGTTGTTCATACACGTGTATGTTGGGCAAATTTTATTGTTTTAGATAAAATGGTTACTAGTCAGTTAACGGAAGAAGAAAAAATAATTCAAAAAGAGGTTATTTCTTTTTTGAGGAAGAATTTTCTGTTCATTATGAAAAATAAATATTTTACTAAGGCTAGAAAGATAGCCATGTGTGCTCTACAATTTAGTAAGTGTGCGTATTCTTGTTTCCCTAAATTACAAGAAGCAAATAATAAAAAGAATAGTTAA
- a CDS encoding sugar transferase yields MTSKSEWSNARRIVIILADVLLYNLSIILGFIMKFGRAIPSFNFVAYEKSAIYISIFFIFLNLLLGAYIFYNRKISDIIFVTVIGQILMTLTIMIVTFAGRWFTFPRSVLGYSFIIGIIVLSFWRILVYYLYLKVSNERKVVLLGKENQVMRSIQNFMSDKNNKHKVTSVVVSNYYENLKKIIDEIDIVYISSNVDENEKVKLYQLIVKHKKKIFLDTSFENLIMLKPNMMNFEDESIIEVSNFEIQPEENFIKRLFDILVSVCLFVITSPLMLIAAILVKATSPGPVIYKQTRITLDQREFSILKFRTMSATAEAKSGPVLSTSNDSRVTTVGKYLRALRIDELPQLINVIRGDMSIVGPRPERPFFVDQFNQENPNYYLRHNVRAGITGYAQVYGKYASDYNSKLNFDLLYIKNYSLLLDMKILLQTIKILFDKVSSRGLDESEEREELTMDYCKENAIRIYR; encoded by the coding sequence ATGACATCAAAAAGTGAATGGAGTAATGCAAGACGGATTGTAATTATTTTAGCAGACGTTTTGCTCTATAATTTATCAATCATCTTAGGATTTATAATGAAATTTGGCCGAGCAATACCATCATTTAACTTTGTGGCTTATGAAAAATCTGCAATTTATATTTCAATCTTTTTTATCTTTTTGAATTTGTTGTTAGGTGCGTATATTTTTTATAATCGCAAAATTAGTGACATCATTTTTGTCACGGTGATTGGTCAAATTTTAATGACTTTAACGATTATGATTGTGACATTTGCCGGACGTTGGTTTACGTTCCCGCGTTCTGTTTTAGGATATTCTTTTATAATCGGAATTATTGTTCTAAGTTTTTGGCGAATTCTTGTTTATTATCTTTACTTAAAGGTCAGCAATGAGCGAAAAGTTGTTTTACTAGGTAAAGAAAATCAAGTCATGCGGTCAATTCAAAACTTTATGTCTGATAAAAATAACAAGCATAAAGTAACGAGTGTTGTTGTCAGTAATTACTATGAAAACTTAAAAAAAATTATCGATGAAATCGATATTGTTTATATTTCAAGTAATGTTGATGAGAACGAAAAAGTAAAATTGTATCAATTAATTGTCAAACACAAGAAAAAAATCTTTTTAGATACAAGTTTTGAAAATCTAATTATGTTAAAACCAAACATGATGAACTTTGAAGATGAAAGTATTATCGAAGTCTCAAATTTTGAAATTCAACCAGAAGAGAATTTTATTAAACGTTTATTCGATATTTTAGTCTCTGTTTGCCTATTTGTGATTACCTCCCCCTTAATGCTTATTGCAGCAATTTTAGTCAAAGCAACCTCACCGGGACCAGTGATTTACAAACAAACTCGGATTACATTAGATCAACGTGAGTTCTCGATTTTAAAATTTAGAACGATGTCGGCAACAGCGGAAGCAAAATCAGGTCCAGTCTTATCTACAAGTAACGACAGTCGCGTCACTACAGTTGGTAAATACTTGCGCGCTTTACGTATTGATGAGTTGCCACAACTAATCAATGTTATTCGCGGGGATATGTCCATTGTCGGACCACGTCCTGAACGACCATTCTTTGTTGATCAATTTAATCAGGAAAACCCGAATTACTATTTACGTCACAATGTACGTGCGGGGATTACTGGCTATGCCCAAGTTTATGGGAAGTATGCTTCTGACTACAATAGTAAATTGAACTTTGATTTACTGTACATCAAGAATTATTCATTACTGTTGGATATGAAAATTCTGCTTCAAACCATCAAAATTCTCTTTGATAAAGTATCATCAAGAGGATTGGATGAGTCTGAAGAACGTGAAGAATTGACGATGGATTATTGTAAAGAGAATGCTATTAGAATTTACCGTTAA
- a CDS encoding O-antigen polysaccharide polymerase Wzy family protein, with translation MKKKLKLDIYTITQTICIIVSIILFFYGKAKMLYNWQLFGVMFFWTGNLVYSFKNFGQKSVFFFFNITIFVFLLSRPFISFFRNRIWWHWGYSGSNFAMNVLYLTLIGILIGAMLFQRFGLKDFDSKLEKQKYPTYRIYLMKFSLVFYFITLIVSVYGDMEKLIFVRSTSYEEFYASFSSNLPTYVQVLGLMMPYVVCIYLACMPKKGISYVVLGSYVISSFPTFLMGQRGPLILKIIFALLYFIIRDYLQDSQKWISKFEKIVIILATPLMIVLMGAFNYIRANSSIETNGFFSLIVDFFFKQGTSFDTIIFGHDFLDKLPFIDVKNYTFGSFIDSFKYGFIGQKLFNGIGLPSTNSPEKGMISNSLAHNLAYVYRKDEYLAGNGNGSSYLLEIFADYGYIGVFIASILLGIILIFLVVSFKRNNLLLSTIALICISNILFIPRSDATSWLQFIMKPTFIAPMIICFGSSFLLAKLERLRKVSRK, from the coding sequence ATGAAAAAAAAGCTTAAACTGGATATATATACAATTACTCAAACCATCTGTATAATTGTATCGATTATTCTTTTTTTCTATGGTAAAGCTAAGATGTTGTACAATTGGCAACTATTTGGTGTAATGTTTTTTTGGACAGGCAATTTGGTTTATTCATTTAAAAATTTCGGACAAAAATCAGTTTTTTTCTTTTTTAATATTACTATTTTTGTCTTCTTATTAAGTCGTCCATTTATTAGTTTCTTTCGTAATAGAATTTGGTGGCATTGGGGGTATTCAGGATCAAATTTTGCGATGAATGTTCTGTATCTAACTTTAATTGGCATCTTAATAGGTGCGATGTTATTTCAAAGGTTTGGACTTAAAGATTTTGATTCTAAGCTGGAAAAACAAAAGTATCCTACTTATCGAATATATTTAATGAAATTTAGTTTAGTCTTTTATTTCATAACATTGATTGTAAGTGTTTATGGTGATATGGAAAAACTAATATTTGTACGTAGTACGTCATATGAAGAGTTCTATGCATCTTTTTCTTCGAACTTGCCAACATATGTGCAAGTATTAGGTTTAATGATGCCTTATGTTGTGTGCATTTATTTAGCTTGTATGCCCAAAAAAGGCATTAGTTACGTGGTATTAGGAAGTTATGTGATAAGCTCTTTTCCAACTTTTTTAATGGGACAGCGAGGCCCGTTAATTTTAAAAATTATCTTTGCGTTACTTTATTTTATTATTAGAGACTATTTACAAGATTCTCAAAAATGGATAAGTAAATTTGAAAAAATTGTAATTATTCTAGCGACACCTTTAATGATTGTATTGATGGGGGCTTTTAACTATATTAGAGCAAATTCTTCAATTGAAACAAACGGATTTTTTTCATTAATTGTTGATTTTTTCTTCAAACAAGGAACCTCTTTTGATACAATTATATTTGGGCATGATTTTTTGGACAAACTACCATTTATTGATGTAAAAAATTATACATTTGGAAGTTTTATTGATTCTTTTAAGTATGGATTTATTGGTCAAAAGCTATTCAATGGTATCGGATTGCCTAGCACTAATAGTCCGGAAAAAGGCATGATTAGTAATAGTTTGGCACATAATTTGGCATATGTTTATCGTAAAGATGAGTATTTAGCTGGAAATGGAAATGGTTCTTCTTATCTGTTAGAAATATTTGCAGATTACGGATATATAGGGGTTTTTATAGCTAGTATTTTATTAGGAATTATTTTGATTTTTCTTGTAGTAAGTTTTAAAAGAAACAATTTACTTTTATCTACGATTGCATTGATTTGTATTTCTAATATTTTGTTTATTCCACGTAGTGATGCTACTAGCTGGTTACAATTTATTATGAAACCAACATTTATTGCACCAATGATTATATGTTTTGGCAGTTCATTTTTACTTGCTAAGTTGGAGAGGTTAAGGAAGGTAAGTCGTAAATGA
- a CDS encoding glycosyltransferase yields MEKVPVSVLLSIYIKERPEYVIACLDSIFNQTVKVDEIVLVEDGPVTEEMTVIVDKYKETYPEVLHVLPLEKNVGLGKALAEGVKVCRNELIARMDADDIMKTDRIEKQWQLFQKNPNLVIAGSNIIEFEGNIENVLGYRNLPSSNEDIREFSKRRNPFNHMTVMYKKSDILEVGNYLPMSGFEDYYLWVRLLKKGKEAQNLSEHLVYARTGSDMYARRGGWQYFKSGLKGRKAIYQAGLGSFKDFFVSSSAHVVVSLMPNNLRGKFYEKFLRKDND; encoded by the coding sequence ATGGAAAAGGTACCAGTAAGTGTCTTACTTTCCATTTATATAAAAGAGCGTCCTGAATATGTTATTGCATGTTTAGACAGTATTTTTAATCAAACTGTAAAAGTCGATGAAATAGTATTAGTAGAAGATGGTCCTGTAACTGAAGAAATGACAGTCATTGTAGATAAATATAAAGAAACGTATCCAGAAGTGCTTCATGTTTTACCTCTAGAAAAAAATGTTGGTTTAGGTAAAGCGTTGGCAGAAGGGGTTAAAGTTTGTCGTAATGAACTGATTGCACGAATGGATGCAGATGATATTATGAAGACGGATCGGATTGAAAAGCAGTGGCAATTATTTCAAAAAAATCCTAACTTGGTCATTGCTGGTTCTAACATTATCGAATTTGAAGGGAACATAGAAAATGTTTTGGGTTATCGTAACCTTCCCAGTTCTAATGAGGATATTCGTGAATTTTCCAAAAGAAGAAACCCGTTTAATCATATGACTGTCATGTATAAGAAGTCAGACATTTTAGAGGTCGGTAACTATCTGCCAATGTCAGGATTTGAAGATTATTATTTGTGGGTGCGGTTATTGAAAAAAGGAAAGGAAGCTCAGAACCTTTCTGAACATTTAGTCTATGCTCGAACAGGCAGTGATATGTACGCACGGCGTGGTGGTTGGCAGTATTTTAAGTCAGGACTAAAAGGACGCAAAGCAATCTATCAAGCAGGACTTGGTAGTTTTAAAGATTTTTTTGTGAGTTCCAGTGCACATGTTGTCGTAAGTTTGATGCCGAATAATTTACGAGGTAAATTTTATGAGAAGTTTTTAAGGAAAGATAATGATTAA
- a CDS encoding GW domain-containing glycosaminoglycan-binding protein produces MKRINKISVITMLMLTTLVPSSSIVYAIDASSSESAEEVISADTAETLNSTSSSEETSTESSSSTLSSVPSETKNSLDTSGATDTRQSTDAEETSETTSSSEANKKDEDEIVITEDMNKPMGSGMKGTRRKRAAYAYGDPISITEANRPPKNFIDVSSWNGSLSVANYQTMKSYGIGGVVVKMTEATTYQNPERFAQVQNANAVGIKVSAYHYSHFTTKDQAIKEANYFADTAINTGLSKDTLMINDAEEGSMNNGQLTANSIAFANQLKARGFTNVLHYSMAAWFTEGVLSPTQLGTENIWIAQYPFEPTADQLWHKNEGYAAWQWSSLLTIPGVDIGVGVFDINADYTGRFTSSGGKQYDVILDEKQYDYTARVKPAAESGKHGVFNGIMNTAPGIVNIGMGDKYANQSVHIIGYAKTSRTELLHFTVGGKDAGWMDKRAFTATLDKATYSKMSRGAKIGDVAVSSKHGLYTKPNNTAEDGEKIGLGSLYANQNVQIIQSAKLSTGVTAYQFQINGQTIGWLDSRAFSNVYDELLDEKSYDYMAKVKPTAESGKHGVFNGIMNTAPGIVNIGMGDKYANQSVHIIGYAKTSRTELLHFTVGGKDAGWMDKRAFTATLDKATYSKTSRKAKIGDAVASSKHGLYTKPNNTAEDGEKIGLGSLYANQNVQIIQSAKLSTGVTAYQFQINGQTIGWLDSRAFSNVYDELLDEKSYDYMAKVKPAAESGKHGVFNGIMNTAPGIVNIGMGDKYANQSVHIIGYAKTSRTELLHFTVGGKDAGWMDKRAFTATLDKATYSKMSRGAKIGDVAVSSKHGLYTKPNNTAEDGEKIGLGSLYANQNVQIIQSAKLSTGVTAYQFQINGQTIGWLDSRAFKI; encoded by the coding sequence ATGAAGAGAATAAATAAAATATCTGTTATTACAATGCTAATGCTGACAACATTGGTTCCTAGTTCATCAATAGTGTATGCAATCGATGCATCAAGTAGTGAAAGTGCAGAAGAAGTAATTTCTGCGGATACAGCAGAAACACTAAACTCTACGTCATCTAGTGAGGAAACTTCGACAGAAAGTTCTTCTAGCACCTTATCATCAGTTCCTTCGGAAACAAAAAATAGTTTGGACACGAGTGGTGCTACAGACACTAGGCAATCAACAGATGCTGAAGAAACTTCGGAAACGACTAGTTCTTCAGAAGCTAATAAGAAAGATGAAGACGAAATCGTAATAACAGAGGATATGAACAAACCTATGGGATCAGGAATGAAAGGAACGAGAAGAAAAAGAGCCGCATATGCCTACGGTGATCCTATTAGCATAACAGAGGCAAATCGTCCGCCTAAAAACTTTATCGATGTATCTTCTTGGAATGGTAGTTTAAGTGTAGCAAATTATCAAACTATGAAAAGTTATGGGATAGGCGGAGTGGTCGTTAAAATGACCGAAGCGACAACTTATCAAAATCCAGAAAGATTTGCACAAGTTCAAAATGCAAATGCAGTGGGAATAAAAGTATCCGCCTATCACTATAGTCACTTTACAACAAAAGATCAGGCAATAAAAGAAGCAAACTACTTTGCCGATACAGCAATTAATACTGGATTATCAAAAGACACTTTAATGATTAATGATGCAGAAGAAGGTAGCATGAATAATGGACAATTGACAGCTAATTCAATTGCTTTTGCCAATCAATTAAAAGCAAGAGGCTTTACGAATGTATTACATTATTCAATGGCAGCCTGGTTTACAGAAGGAGTTTTATCGCCTACACAACTAGGGACTGAAAATATTTGGATTGCTCAGTATCCTTTTGAACCGACTGCAGATCAGTTATGGCACAAAAATGAAGGTTATGCGGCATGGCAATGGTCTTCTTTATTAACGATTCCAGGTGTTGATATCGGCGTAGGTGTGTTTGATATTAATGCTGATTACACTGGACGATTTACATCTAGTGGTGGAAAACAGTATGATGTAATTTTAGATGAAAAACAATATGATTACACGGCAAGGGTAAAACCAGCAGCTGAATCAGGAAAACACGGCGTGTTTAATGGGATTATGAATACAGCTCCTGGAATCGTTAATATCGGTATGGGAGATAAATATGCGAACCAAAGCGTTCATATCATAGGATATGCCAAAACAAGCCGGACAGAGTTACTCCATTTTACAGTAGGTGGAAAAGATGCAGGCTGGATGGACAAACGAGCATTCACAGCTACACTAGATAAAGCCACGTATAGTAAAATGAGTCGTGGAGCCAAAATAGGCGATGTAGCAGTTTCATCGAAGCATGGATTATATACAAAACCAAATAATACAGCAGAAGATGGAGAAAAAATAGGTTTAGGCTCTCTATATGCGAATCAAAACGTGCAGATTATTCAATCCGCTAAACTATCAACAGGTGTTACGGCTTATCAATTTCAAATAAATGGACAAACAATTGGCTGGTTGGACAGCCGTGCCTTCAGCAATGTGTATGATGAGCTGCTAGATGAAAAAAGCTATGATTACATGGCAAAAGTAAAACCAACAGCTGAATCAGGAAAACATGGTGTGTTTAATGGAATTATGAATACAGCTCCTGGGATCGTTAATATCGGTATGGGAGATAAATATGCGAACCAAAGTGTTCATATCATAGGATATGCCAAAACAAGCCGGACAGAGTTACTCCATTTTACAGTAGGTGGAAAAGATGCAGGCTGGATGGACAAACGAGCATTTACAGCTACATTAGATAAAGCCACGTATAGTAAAACGAGTCGCAAAGCCAAAATAGGCGATGCAGTAGCTTCATCGAAGCATGGATTATATACAAAACCAAATAATACAGCAGAAGATGGAGAAAAAATAGGTTTAGGCTCTCTATATGCGAATCAAAACGTGCAGATTATTCAATCCGCTAAACTATCAACAGGTGTTACGGCTTATCAATTTCAAATAAATGGACAAACAATTGGCTGGTTGGACAGCCGTGCCTTCAGCAATGTGTATGATGAGCTGCTAGATGAAAAAAGCTATGATTACATGGCAAAAGTAAAACCAGCAGCTGAATCAGGAAAACATGGCGTGTTTAATGGGATTATGAATACAGCTCCTGGAATCGTTAATATCGGTATGGGAGATAAATATGCGAACCAAAGCGTTCATATCATAGGATATGCCAAAACAAGCCGGACAGAGTTACTCCATTTTACAGTAGGTGGAAAAGATGCAGGCTGGATGGACAAACGAGCATTCACAGCTACACTAGATAAAGCCACGTATAGTAAAATGAGTCGTGGAGCCAAAATAGGCGATGTAGCAGTTTCATCGAAGCATGGATTATATACAAAACCAAATAATACAGCAGAAGATGGAGAAAAAATAGGTTTAGGCTCTCTATATGCAAATCAAAATGTGCAGATCATTCAATCCGCTAAACTATCAACAGGTGTTACGGCTTATCAATTTCAAATAAATGGACAAACAATCGGTTGGTTGGATAGCCGCGCCTTTAAAATATAG